The genomic segment AGGCAGGCCGCGGGTCGCACAGCTGGACTTGTTCTCGGCCTTGTTCGAAGCGGCGGCCGAAGCCGACTTCGCTGCGCAGTTGGTGGAGGATGAAATCATCAGCCACCTGCGGCGCCTGGACATCCCGCGGCTGACGCCGCTGGAGGCGCTGAACTTGCTGGCCGAGTGGCAGGCCAAGCTGGCCGCCGCCGAGTAGGAGGGAACCGCCATGTCCGGCCGCGAGATCCGTATCCTGGACGCCGATGTGGCCAACAAGATTGCGGCGGGCGAAGTCATCGAGCGGCCGGCGTCGGTGGTGAAAGAGCTGGTGGAAAACGCGCTGGACGCGGGCGCCCGGCGCATCGACATCGAGATTCGCCGGGGCGGAAAAGAGTACATCCGGGTCACCGACGACGGCGCCGGCGTCCCGGCGGAGCAGGTGCCGCTGGCGTTTGCTCGCCATGCCACCAGCAAAATCCGCTCGGCGGACGACTTGTTCAACGTGGCCACGTTAGGCTTTCGCGGCGAGGCGTTGCCGAGCATCGCCGCCGTAGCCGAAGTGGAAATGCGGACGCGCACGGCGGACGCCCCGGGCGGCGTGCGGTACGTAGTCTGCGGCGGGGTGCCGGGCGAACTGGAGCCCGCCGGGGCACCGGTGGGCACGACGGTCGTCGTGCGCCGGCTGTTCTTCAACACACCCGCCCGTTACAAGTTCCTGCGCTCCGAATCCGCCGAAGCCCGGCGCATCGCGGATGTAGCGGCGCGCATCGCCCTCGCGTGGCCGCAGGTGGCTTTTCGACTCGTCGCGGACGGCCGGCAGGTGTTCGCCACGCCGGGCGACGGCGACTTGGCCGGGGCTATCCGGGCCGTGTACGGCGCGGCGGCGCGGGAGCTGGTGCCCATTGCGGGCGAACTGAACGGCGTGCAAGTGTCCGGGTGGGTCAGCAAGCCGGACGTCGTCTTCGGCAACCGGGAACGGATGTCCGTCTTTCTCAACGGCCGCTGGATCCAGAGCGCCGCGCTGCTGCGCGCCATCGAGCAAGGATACGACACGATGCTGCCTCACGGCCGCCACCCGTTGGCCGTCGTCCACCTGACGTTGGATCCGGCCGCGGTGGACGTGAACGTCCACCCGGCGAAGGCGGAAGTGCGCTTCAAGGACGAAGGGGCCGTATTTCGCGCGGTCATGCGGGCGGTGCGCGAGGCGCTGCTGGGGACGGACTTAATCCAACCCGTGACCCGCGCTCGCCCCCTGGAAGCGGCCGGGCCGGGCGTACAAGGTCCGTCCGCGCCGCCGGCCCGGCACTCGTCCGCTCCGCTGATTGCGTTGCCGGCATCCGGCGCGCTGGCTGGCTCGCCGCGCGCGGCCGAGGAGCGCCCCATTTGGCCGCAGCCGGAAGCGGTTTCGCACAGCCACGCAGGTGCCGGGGTGGCACCTTTGCCGGACGCAGCGTCGCCGCCGGCCGACGCGCGGGAGCAGCTGCGGGCGCTGCGCATTTTGGGACAGCTGCACCGCACGTACATTGTGGGCGAAACCGCGGACGGGCTTTGGATTATCGATCAGCACGTGGCCCATGAACGGGTGCTGTACGAGCGCTTTCTCGAAGCGCTGGCCACGGGCCTAAGGGACGTGCAGCGTCTCTTGATCCCCGTCGCGGTCACGTTGCCGCCGTCCCTGGTCGGCTTGGCCGAGCAGTACGCGGGGCCGCTGGAACGCCTCGGCTTTTTGCTGGAACCTTTCGGCGGGGCGTCGTACCTGGTGCGCGGGGTGCCGGTCGAGCTTGCCGGCGCGGACGAGCGGCGCCTGGGGGAGACGCTGGAGGAGCTGCTGCTCGCGTGCGAGCGCGAGGGCCGTTGGAACCCGCACGCCGCGGCTGCGTCGCTGGCCTGCCGCGCGGCGGTGAAAGCCGGGCAGGAGCTGGACGCCGAGCAGATGGCCGCGCTCGTCCGGCAGCTCGCGGGCGCGGACAATCCCTTCGCCTGTCCCCACGGCCGTCCCATCGTGGTTGAGCTGGGACGACTCGACTTGGAACGCCGGTTCGGCCGCCGCTGAGCGGAGGTTGAAGTCCGTTGCAGGCCGAGTTCCTCGTCACGACATCGCGCCATCCGAGGCCGGAAGATGAGGCGCGCGCGAGGGCGCTCGCCGCGCGCCTAGGGATTCCGTACGTGCCGCGGGCCGGTTCGGTAGCGTCGCTGGGCGCCCGGGGCGTGCTGGTTGTGGAGCGCGGACGCCTCGTCGTCGCGACGAGCGCCGGGTCTCTTTACTTTCACCCCGGCATGGCCAAGCCCCGCATTCGCGCGCTGGAGCGGGGCGAACGGGA from the Bacillota bacterium genome contains:
- a CDS encoding DNA mismatch repair protein MutL; translation: MSGREIRILDADVANKIAAGEVIERPASVVKELVENALDAGARRIDIEIRRGGKEYIRVTDDGAGVPAEQVPLAFARHATSKIRSADDLFNVATLGFRGEALPSIAAVAEVEMRTRTADAPGGVRYVVCGGVPGELEPAGAPVGTTVVVRRLFFNTPARYKFLRSESAEARRIADVAARIALAWPQVAFRLVADGRQVFATPGDGDLAGAIRAVYGAAARELVPIAGELNGVQVSGWVSKPDVVFGNRERMSVFLNGRWIQSAALLRAIEQGYDTMLPHGRHPLAVVHLTLDPAAVDVNVHPAKAEVRFKDEGAVFRAVMRAVREALLGTDLIQPVTRARPLEAAGPGVQGPSAPPARHSSAPLIALPASGALAGSPRAAEERPIWPQPEAVSHSHAGAGVAPLPDAASPPADAREQLRALRILGQLHRTYIVGETADGLWIIDQHVAHERVLYERFLEALATGLRDVQRLLIPVAVTLPPSLVGLAEQYAGPLERLGFLLEPFGGASYLVRGVPVELAGADERRLGETLEELLLACEREGRWNPHAAAASLACRAAVKAGQELDAEQMAALVRQLAGADNPFACPHGRPIVVELGRLDLERRFGRR